A single region of the Gemmatimonadales bacterium genome encodes:
- a CDS encoding DUF1343 domain-containing protein produces the protein MWSAACAACGAGPGQLPASARQQAVRPGIEVLLSDSMHLVRGRRVGLVTNQSGVDSRGRRDVDRLLAAGVRVTALFGPEHGFNGRLDVDTRPAGAVERDSATGLPVYALHDGVRPIGPTPAMLADIDILLLDLQDAGARYYTYAATAVLVMQSAATARIPVVVLDRPDPIGGLVQGNALDSATPSAVARLPVAMRHGMTLGELARLANGVLGLGADLTVVPVAGWRRTMALDQTGLPLVPPSLNLRSMESLFHYPGLCLFEGTALSVGRGSDAPFEQIGAPWLDAAGVVAALGEAPMGGVRFSAVRFTPDHPGDGKFDGQRLNGIRLHVTDRARYDPTATAVYLLSAITARHPGRIALDSARFDRLAGGPALRQALERAEDPAAIVRSWEPARRRFLERRRPYLIYGDVPAR, from the coding sequence ATGTGGAGCGCCGCCTGCGCGGCATGCGGCGCCGGGCCCGGGCAACTCCCGGCGTCAGCGCGGCAGCAGGCGGTGCGTCCGGGAATCGAAGTGCTGCTCTCCGACAGCATGCACCTCGTGCGCGGGCGCCGAGTCGGACTCGTGACCAATCAATCCGGCGTCGATTCGCGCGGCCGCCGCGATGTGGACCGGTTGCTCGCCGCGGGCGTGCGGGTGACTGCACTCTTCGGGCCGGAGCATGGCTTCAACGGCCGCCTCGACGTCGACACCCGGCCGGCGGGTGCGGTCGAGCGCGATTCCGCCACCGGCCTCCCGGTCTACGCGCTGCACGATGGCGTTCGCCCCATCGGCCCGACCCCGGCGATGCTCGCCGACATCGACATCCTGCTGCTCGATTTGCAGGACGCGGGGGCCCGCTACTACACCTATGCGGCCACGGCGGTGCTGGTGATGCAGTCGGCCGCCACGGCGCGTATCCCCGTGGTCGTGCTTGACCGGCCCGATCCCATCGGCGGGCTGGTGCAGGGCAACGCACTCGACTCGGCGACGCCTTCGGCGGTGGCTCGCCTGCCGGTCGCGATGCGGCACGGCATGACCTTGGGAGAGCTGGCGCGGCTCGCGAACGGGGTGCTCGGCCTGGGCGCCGACCTCACCGTGGTGCCGGTGGCGGGCTGGCGCCGCACGATGGCGCTGGATCAAACCGGGCTCCCCTTGGTGCCGCCCAGCCTCAATCTACGCAGCATGGAGAGCCTGTTCCATTACCCGGGGCTCTGTCTGTTCGAGGGAACGGCGCTGTCGGTCGGTCGAGGGTCGGACGCGCCCTTCGAGCAGATCGGCGCGCCGTGGCTCGACGCCGCGGGCGTGGTTGCGGCACTCGGTGAAGCGCCGATGGGCGGCGTCCGCTTCTCCGCCGTACGCTTCACTCCTGATCACCCGGGCGACGGCAAGTTCGATGGACAGCGCCTGAACGGCATCCGTCTCCACGTCACCGACCGCGCCCGCTACGACCCCACCGCTACCGCCGTGTATCTGCTGAGCGCCATCACCGCCCGTCACCCGGGTCGGATCGCGCTCGACTCGGCCCGCTTCGATCGGCTGGCGGGCGGGCCCGCGCTGCGCCAGGCGCTCGAACGCGCCGAGGACCCGGCTGCCATCGTTCGTTCGTGGGAGCCGGCGCGCCGGCGCTTTCTCGAGCGCCGCCGGCCTTACCTTATCTATGGCGATGTCCCGGCGAGATAA
- a CDS encoding glycoside hydrolase family 3 N-terminal domain-containing protein, translating into MHLRSLAPWALAAGALASFGVAPVRAAQAVEAQAPDPAVDRILATLSLHDRAAQLVMPWLPGTYASADDPSGATVRRWVDSLHVGGLIVSVGSPLDIAARLNRLQRRSRLPLLIASDLEEGTARRLAGGTAFPTNMGVAAGGRESDAYAMGRVTAEEGRAVGIRLAFAPVADVNSNPDNPIINVRSFGADPRAVARFVSAEVRGMQEHGVLATVKHFPGHGDTDINSHLSLPVIHADWARLDSLELVPFRAAIAAGAAGVMSAHIAVPALDGGRTEPGTIDPGMLTGVLRDSLGFRGLVVTDALDMAGLVRGWGADDAPVLALMAGADLLLQPADPDGAVDAIVRAVRDGRITRARLDRSVRRVLAMKHRAGLFRHRTVPLDGVSRAVGSAEHLAVASGVATRSIVLLDDGAGALDSLRSAPRRVALVAYGEEPQIPVGHALAAGLRDAGDTVALFRLWPASGPASYDSARALLGGAGTALFAVAVRAIAGNARVAIPDALAALINATARSRATVLLSLGSPYIIRQTPAVGTYLIAWSANPISETAAARALSGAAIGGRLPISIPPAFPLGAGLDRPETRRGGTPTLTSERR; encoded by the coding sequence GTGCACCTGAGATCCCTCGCGCCGTGGGCGCTCGCTGCCGGCGCACTGGCCTCGTTCGGCGTCGCGCCGGTTCGCGCGGCGCAGGCGGTGGAGGCGCAAGCCCCCGACCCCGCCGTCGATCGAATCCTCGCCACCCTCTCGCTCCACGACCGCGCCGCGCAGCTCGTGATGCCGTGGCTGCCGGGCACCTACGCATCCGCCGACGACCCATCGGGGGCGACGGTGCGGCGCTGGGTGGATTCGCTGCACGTGGGCGGTCTCATTGTCTCGGTTGGTTCGCCGCTCGATATCGCGGCCAGGCTCAACCGATTGCAGCGGCGCTCGCGGTTGCCGCTCCTCATCGCCTCGGACCTCGAGGAGGGAACCGCGCGGCGGCTCGCAGGCGGCACGGCATTCCCCACCAATATGGGCGTGGCCGCCGGCGGCAGGGAATCCGACGCGTACGCCATGGGCCGCGTGACCGCGGAGGAGGGGCGCGCCGTCGGCATCCGGCTCGCCTTCGCGCCGGTGGCCGACGTGAACAGCAATCCCGACAATCCGATCATCAACGTCCGCTCCTTCGGCGCCGACCCGCGGGCAGTGGCGCGGTTCGTCTCGGCCGAGGTGCGCGGCATGCAGGAGCACGGGGTCCTCGCCACCGTCAAGCATTTCCCCGGTCACGGGGACACCGATATCAACTCGCACCTGTCGCTCCCGGTGATCCACGCCGACTGGGCGCGCCTCGATTCGCTCGAGCTGGTCCCGTTCCGCGCAGCGATCGCGGCGGGTGCGGCGGGCGTCATGTCGGCCCACATCGCGGTGCCGGCGCTCGATGGCGGGCGCACCGAGCCCGGCACGATCGACCCCGGCATGCTCACCGGCGTGCTGCGCGATTCGCTCGGGTTCCGCGGCCTCGTCGTGACCGACGCGCTCGACATGGCCGGCCTGGTCCGGGGCTGGGGCGCGGACGACGCGCCGGTGCTCGCCCTCATGGCGGGCGCCGACCTGCTGCTCCAGCCGGCTGATCCCGACGGCGCCGTCGACGCGATCGTGCGCGCGGTGCGCGACGGCCGGATTACCCGTGCGCGCCTCGACCGGTCAGTGCGCAGGGTACTCGCGATGAAGCATCGCGCGGGACTTTTTCGCCATCGCACGGTACCGCTCGACGGCGTCTCCCGCGCCGTGGGGAGCGCGGAACATCTCGCCGTCGCGAGCGGCGTCGCGACCCGCTCGATCGTACTGCTCGACGACGGTGCCGGCGCGCTCGACAGCCTCCGGAGCGCGCCCCGGCGCGTTGCGCTCGTGGCGTACGGTGAGGAGCCGCAGATTCCGGTGGGCCACGCACTCGCCGCAGGTCTTCGCGATGCAGGCGACACGGTGGCGCTATTCCGCCTCTGGCCCGCGAGCGGACCCGCGAGCTACGACTCGGCACGCGCGCTCCTCGGCGGCGCGGGTACCGCGCTCTTTGCCGTCGCCGTCCGAGCGATCGCCGGCAACGCGCGCGTAGCGATCCCCGATGCACTCGCGGCGCTCATCAACGCGACGGCCCGCAGCCGTGCCACCGTGCTGCTGTCCCTCGGCTCGCCCTACATCATTCGGCAGACGCCGGCGGTCGGCACCTATCTCATCGCCTGGTCGGCGAACCCGATCAGCGAGACCGCCGCCGCCCGCGCATTGAGCGGTGCAGCGATCGGCGGCCGGCTGCCGATCTCCATCCCGCCCGCGTTTCCGCTCGGCGCCGGCCTCGATCGGCCCGAGACCCGCCGCGGGGGAACACCCACCCTCACCTCGGAGCGCCGATGA